Proteins encoded in a region of the Pigmentiphaga litoralis genome:
- a CDS encoding NAD-dependent epimerase/dehydratase family protein, translating into MNVLITGGAGFIGSNLALHLISLGHSITVLDNLSPQIHGDNAKDKSELFLTIRDKVRFIEGSVTDEQAWIQAMDGQHAIVHLAAETGTGQSMYEIKKYVDVNIGGTALMLDLLTNTKHSVSRVVVASSRSIYGEGKYRTADGSFVYPGARTNDALSKGIFEHVDSTTGEPLTLVATDEDAKLHPSSVYGITKLNQEQMVLTVCSSLGIAGTALRYQNVYGPGQSLSNPYTGILSIFSTRIKNGNPISIFEDGLESRDFVFISDVVKATTLALLRDGTSTEVYGIGSGIATTVKEVADRLIAAYGTPVPVTTTGAYRLGDIRHNFADLEKARSQLGFVPEVSFEQGISEFTKWVNKQEVQVDKYEASIEEMKAKGLFKG; encoded by the coding sequence ATGAACGTACTTATCACTGGCGGCGCAGGCTTCATCGGTTCAAACCTCGCATTGCACCTGATCTCCCTGGGTCACAGCATCACCGTGCTGGACAACCTATCGCCGCAGATTCATGGTGATAACGCCAAGGACAAATCGGAACTGTTCCTGACGATTCGGGACAAGGTACGATTCATTGAAGGTTCGGTCACCGATGAGCAGGCCTGGATCCAGGCGATGGATGGTCAACATGCGATCGTGCATCTGGCGGCCGAAACCGGCACTGGCCAGTCGATGTACGAAATCAAGAAATACGTTGATGTGAACATTGGCGGGACAGCCCTCATGCTGGACCTCCTTACCAACACCAAGCATTCCGTCTCACGCGTTGTGGTGGCATCGTCACGCTCCATCTACGGCGAAGGCAAATACCGGACCGCAGACGGATCGTTCGTCTATCCCGGTGCCCGAACCAACGACGCGCTGTCAAAAGGCATCTTCGAACACGTGGACTCCACGACGGGAGAACCGCTGACGCTTGTTGCCACCGACGAGGATGCCAAACTGCATCCGTCGTCCGTATACGGCATCACCAAGCTCAACCAGGAGCAGATGGTTCTTACCGTATGTTCGAGTCTCGGAATTGCGGGCACTGCACTTCGCTACCAGAACGTCTATGGCCCGGGCCAGTCACTGAGCAATCCCTACACCGGCATTCTTTCGATTTTCTCGACCCGCATCAAGAACGGAAACCCCATCAGCATCTTTGAAGATGGGCTGGAAAGCCGCGATTTCGTGTTCATCAGCGATGTGGTCAAAGCCACCACGCTGGCATTGCTTCGTGACGGCACCAGCACGGAGGTCTACGGCATCGGCTCTGGCATTGCCACGACCGTCAAGGAGGTCGCAGACCGTCTGATCGCCGCCTATGGCACGCCGGTACCCGTCACAACCACAGGCGCCTATCGCCTGGGTGACATTCGTCACAACTTTGCAGACCTGGAAAAAGCGCGCTCGCAGTTGGGCTTTGTGCCCGAAGTGTCGTTCGAGCAGGGAATCAGCGAATTCACGAAGTGGGTCAACAAGCAGGAAGTGCAGGTGGACAAGTACGAAGCCAGCATCGAAGAGATGAAGGCGAAGGGCCTGTTCAAGGGTTAA